One genomic window of Arachis hypogaea cultivar Tifrunner chromosome 8, arahy.Tifrunner.gnm2.J5K5, whole genome shotgun sequence includes the following:
- the LOC112708056 gene encoding calcineurin B-like protein 7 isoform X1, which yields MDTEDKAAGESRHNNNYSICFLRHFELNETVQIGCQRGISRWNPFEACRPKIDEAVVAEVAILVVDDGMILVVVAITARDVVFVADAVVMDTEDKAAGESRSVNEVLYGRDMGFQHSTIERKILKLILKSWNKILDTIMGCIPSKVAENKSLDTQTVQNMTKLPSKGSQHRPHHEDFSFLASETPFSVSEVESLYELFKKLSASIVKDGFISKEELHFALFRNSNKRNLFVDRIFDLFDVNRNEHIDFGEFIRSLSVFHPRTPEAIKIRYAFKLYDLRHTGYIEREELKEMVLAILVESDLTLSDEVVETIVDKTFVEADSKEDGRIDLEEWKEYVEKNPSLLKNMTLPYLMDVTLAFPNFVLDAEKEESH from the exons ATGGATACAGAGGATAAAGCAGCGGGAGAATCCAG GCACAATAATAACTATTCAATTTGCTTTCTTCGACATTTTGAATTGAATGAAACAGTTCAAATTGGGTGCCAAAGAg GTATCAGCAGGTGGAATCCATTTGAAGCATGTAGGCCTAAAATTGATGAAGCAGTGGTTGCAGAGGTTGCTATTTTGGTGGTGGATGATGGTATGATTTTGGTGGTGGTCGCAATCACTGCAAGGGATGTCGTCTTCGTTGCTGATGCTGTGGTGATGGATACAGAGGACAAAGCGGCGGGAGAATCCAGGTCGGTAAATGAAGTTCTCTATGGCCGAGATATGGGATTCCAACACTCTACCATTGAAAGGAAGATCTTGAAACTGATATTAAAAag CTGGAATAAGATTTTGGATACAATAATGGGATGCATACCCTCAAAGGTAGCAGAAAATAAGTCTCTGGATACACAAACAGTGCAAAATATGACCAAACTACCCTCAAAAGGATCACAACATAGACCTCACCATgaagatttttcttttcttgcttctgAAACACCCT TTAGTGTAAGTGAGGTGGAATCATTGTATGAGTTGTTCAAGAAATTAAGTGCTTCAATTGTAAAAGATGGATTCATTTCAAAG GAGGAGCTTCACTTTGCTCTTTTTAGGAACAGTAATAAGAGAAATCTCTTTGTGGATAGG ATATTTGATCTTTTCGATGTCAATCGCAACGAACACATTGATTTCGGAGAATTTATCCGATCCTTGAGTGTTTTTCATCCAAGAACTCCTGAAGCAATCAAAATAAGAT ATGCATTTAAACTCTATGATTTGCGTCACACCGGTTACATCGAGCGTGAAGAG TTGAAGGAAATGGTGTTGGCGATTTTGGTTGAATCTGATCTGACTCTCTCTGATGAAGTAGTCGAAACAATCGTGGACAAG ACATTTGTAGAAGCAGATTCAAAAGAGGATGGAAGAATTGATCTGGAAGAATGGAAGGAATATGTGGAAAAGAATCCATCATTACTCAAGAACATGACTCTTCCTTATCTAAT GGATGTAACTCTAGCATTTCCCAATTTCGTGCTGGATGCAGAAAAGGAAGAATCACACTAA
- the LOC112708056 gene encoding calcineurin B-like protein 7 isoform X3, translating into MGCIPSKVAENKSLDTQTVQNMTKLPSKGSQHRPHHEDFSFLASETPFSVSEVESLYELFKKLSASIVKDGFISKEELHFALFRNSNKRNLFVDRIFDLFDVNRNEHIDFGEFIRSLSVFHPRTPEAIKIRYAFKLYDLRHTGYIEREELKEMVLAILVESDLTLSDEVVETIVDKTFVEADSKEDGRIDLEEWKEYVEKNPSLLKNMTLPYLMDVTLAFPNFVLDAEKEESH; encoded by the exons ATGGGATGCATACCCTCAAAGGTAGCAGAAAATAAGTCTCTGGATACACAAACAGTGCAAAATATGACCAAACTACCCTCAAAAGGATCACAACATAGACCTCACCATgaagatttttcttttcttgcttctgAAACACCCT TTAGTGTAAGTGAGGTGGAATCATTGTATGAGTTGTTCAAGAAATTAAGTGCTTCAATTGTAAAAGATGGATTCATTTCAAAG GAGGAGCTTCACTTTGCTCTTTTTAGGAACAGTAATAAGAGAAATCTCTTTGTGGATAGG ATATTTGATCTTTTCGATGTCAATCGCAACGAACACATTGATTTCGGAGAATTTATCCGATCCTTGAGTGTTTTTCATCCAAGAACTCCTGAAGCAATCAAAATAAGAT ATGCATTTAAACTCTATGATTTGCGTCACACCGGTTACATCGAGCGTGAAGAG TTGAAGGAAATGGTGTTGGCGATTTTGGTTGAATCTGATCTGACTCTCTCTGATGAAGTAGTCGAAACAATCGTGGACAAG ACATTTGTAGAAGCAGATTCAAAAGAGGATGGAAGAATTGATCTGGAAGAATGGAAGGAATATGTGGAAAAGAATCCATCATTACTCAAGAACATGACTCTTCCTTATCTAAT GGATGTAACTCTAGCATTTCCCAATTTCGTGCTGGATGCAGAAAAGGAAGAATCACACTAA
- the LOC112708056 gene encoding calcineurin B-like protein 5 isoform X2, producing the protein MDTEDKAAGESRHNNNYSICFLRHFELNETVQIGCQRGISRWNPFEACRPKIDEAVVAEVAILVVDDGMILVVVAITARDVVFVADAVVMDTEDKAAGESRSVNEVLYGRDMGFQHSTIERKILKLILKSWNKILDTIMGCIPSKVAENKSLDTQTVQNMTKLPSKGSQHRPHHEDFSFLASETPFSVSEVESLYELFKKLSASIVKDGFISKEELHFALFRNSNKRNLFVDRIFDLFDVNRNEHIDFGEFIRSLSVFHPRTPEAIKIRYAFKLYDLRHTGYIEREELKEMVLAILVESDLTLSDEVVETIVDKD; encoded by the exons ATGGATACAGAGGATAAAGCAGCGGGAGAATCCAG GCACAATAATAACTATTCAATTTGCTTTCTTCGACATTTTGAATTGAATGAAACAGTTCAAATTGGGTGCCAAAGAg GTATCAGCAGGTGGAATCCATTTGAAGCATGTAGGCCTAAAATTGATGAAGCAGTGGTTGCAGAGGTTGCTATTTTGGTGGTGGATGATGGTATGATTTTGGTGGTGGTCGCAATCACTGCAAGGGATGTCGTCTTCGTTGCTGATGCTGTGGTGATGGATACAGAGGACAAAGCGGCGGGAGAATCCAGGTCGGTAAATGAAGTTCTCTATGGCCGAGATATGGGATTCCAACACTCTACCATTGAAAGGAAGATCTTGAAACTGATATTAAAAag CTGGAATAAGATTTTGGATACAATAATGGGATGCATACCCTCAAAGGTAGCAGAAAATAAGTCTCTGGATACACAAACAGTGCAAAATATGACCAAACTACCCTCAAAAGGATCACAACATAGACCTCACCATgaagatttttcttttcttgcttctgAAACACCCT TTAGTGTAAGTGAGGTGGAATCATTGTATGAGTTGTTCAAGAAATTAAGTGCTTCAATTGTAAAAGATGGATTCATTTCAAAG GAGGAGCTTCACTTTGCTCTTTTTAGGAACAGTAATAAGAGAAATCTCTTTGTGGATAGG ATATTTGATCTTTTCGATGTCAATCGCAACGAACACATTGATTTCGGAGAATTTATCCGATCCTTGAGTGTTTTTCATCCAAGAACTCCTGAAGCAATCAAAATAAGAT ATGCATTTAAACTCTATGATTTGCGTCACACCGGTTACATCGAGCGTGAAGAG TTGAAGGAAATGGTGTTGGCGATTTTGGTTGAATCTGATCTGACTCTCTCTGATGAAGTAGTCGAAACAATCGTGGACAAG GATTGA